One genomic segment of Hordeum vulgare subsp. vulgare chromosome 2H, MorexV3_pseudomolecules_assembly, whole genome shotgun sequence includes these proteins:
- the LOC123425407 gene encoding 50S ribosomal protein L24, chloroplastic-like, with protein MQVVTVKSSTSPLQLKRWERKKCKPNSLTMLHKMHVRVGDTVQVIAGREKGKVGEVVRLYKHNSTVIVKDLNLNSKHKKGTEDEPGEIVMIEGPIHSSNMMLYSKEKNVTSRVGHKILEDGTKVRYLKRVMLYDLLSFI; from the exons ATGCAG GTAGTTACTGTCAAATCATCCACTTCTCCACTGCAGCTTAAGCGATGGGAACGGAAGAAGTGCAAGCCAAACAGTCTTACTATGCTGCACAAGATGCATGTTAGGGTTGGCGACACAGTGCAAGTCATTGCAGGTCGTGAAAAAGGTAAAGTTGGGGAAGTCGTACGGCTTTACAAGCACAACAGCACCGTGATAGTGAAGGACCTGAACTTGAATTCCAAGCACAAGAAAGGCACAGAGGATGAACCGGGAGAAATTGTCATG ATTGAAGGCCCCATCCATAGCTCGAACATGATGCTctactcaaaggagaagaacgtgaCGAGTAGGGTTGGGCACAAAATCCTCGAGGACGGCACCAAGGTCCGCTACCTGAAGAGAGTGATGCTCTACGATTTGTTGTCTTTCATATAG